The following are encoded in a window of Parambassis ranga chromosome 15, fParRan2.1, whole genome shotgun sequence genomic DNA:
- the nolc1 gene encoding nucleolar and coiled-body phosphoprotein 1 isoform X2 has product MASQNSVPSDLYKCVYSFLLENKFTKAAQQFLKQTKVNPQDQNEESLTNIYNFWLKSPESKKRKAPSTSAEATNGPSAKKAKKAAESSSSEESSSEDEAPAAKQTKAAPAAKVVPVKAAATKAASSSSEDSSDSEEEKKAPAKAPVKQPPAAAPATRKKDSSSSSEESDSEEEQPPKAPAKSGAGAITAPKAAVPAKGVAQKKQESSSEESSSDSEDEKTAAKAPVKPILKKPVAAAAKSSSEDSSSEDEAPPSKKPKAGTYSAVPPPASIQKAPAAPAPGKAKDSDSSDSSDDSSDEDDKKKAAAKPAPPPVKATAAKPAAAKPAAKESSSDSSDSSSDEEEAKKPAAKVTPGKAAPVKAAPAKAAPAKEDSDEDSSSSEEEETAKKPPAKATPAKTAPAKKKESSSSDSDSSSEDEAPAKPAASKPPVKAKETAAKPATPAAKPAKPAAAAESSSDSDSSSEDEEPAKAKPAAGKAAAPVSKPAAKPATAAAESSSDSDSSSEDEEPAKAKPAAVKAATPASKPATPAAKPVAAKSTAAESSSDSDSSSEDEEPAKAKPAAVKVATPASKPATPAAKPAAAKPAAAAESSSDSDSSSEDEEPAKAKAGTPASKPATPAAKPAAAKAAAAKPAAAAEESSSDSSSEDEEPAKAKAGTPASKPATPAAKPAAAKPAAAAESSSDSSSEDEEPAKAKAGTPASKPATPVAKPAAAKAAAAKPAAAAEESSSDSDSSSEDEEPAKAKAGTPASKPATPAAKPAVAKPAAAKESSSDSDSSSEDEKPSKAKPASVKAATPASKPATPATKTPAAAAESSSDSESSDSEDEKPVKKPAVANTPKAAAASTKKAKESSSDSSDTSDSETETPPAKPAVVNGKTATPKTAAKPAESSSSDSSSEEEEEASKATKKPTTPAATAKKTPAAKAKQSSSSSDSSSDEEEAPHKAVTAPTTPTANSTNGKDESSENEEEVTTPKNKKATTTPQTFPKANKKSTNVPFRRVVEEHVDVDPRLADNSFDAKLGANGDWGQKANSVLKLTKGKSFRHEKTKKKRGSYRGGAISTSVNSIRFDSD; this is encoded by the exons ATGGCGTCCCAAAACTCGGTGCCGAGCGATCTTTATAAATGCGTGTATTCTTTTCTCCTAGAGAACAAGTTCACCAAGGCTGCTCAGCAGTTCCTGAAACAGACTAAAGTG AATCCACAAGATCAAAATGAAGAAAGTCTCACCAACATCTACAACTTCTGGCTGAA GTCTCCTGAATCCAAGAAGCGAAAGGCGCCTTCTACCAGTGCTGAAGCTACAAATGGTCCATCAgccaaaaaagcaaaaaaagctgcagagagCTCCAGCAGTGAAGAGTCCAGCAGTGAGGACGAAGCACCGGCTGCAAAACAAACTAAGGCTGCACCTGCAG CCAAAGTGGTGCCTGTTAAAGCAGCAGCTACTAaagctgcatccagcagcagcGAAGACTCGAGTGAttctgaggaggagaagaaggctCCAGCAAAG GCTCCTGTAAAGCAGcctcctgctgcagcacctGCCACAAGGAAAAAggacagcagctccagcagtgaAGAGTCTGACTCTGAGGAGGAACAGCCACCCAAAGCTCCTGCAA AATCAGGCGCTGGTGCTATCACAGCACCTAAAGCAGCTGTTCCTGCCAAAGGAGTTGCTcagaagaagcaggagagcagcagtgAAGAAAGCTCCTCAGATTCTGAAGATGAAAAGACAGCAGCCAAg GCTCCAGTCAAACCTATCCTAAAGAAGCCAGTTGCTGCAGCTGCCAAATCCAGCAGTGAAGACTCTTCATCTGAAGACGAGGCTCCACCCAGCAAAAAACCCAAAGCAG GAACATACAGCGCTGTTCCACCACCTGCTTCCATTCAGAAAGCTCCAGCTGCCCCAGCACCAGGCAAAGCCAAAGACAGCGATTCTTCAGACAGCAGCgatgacagcagtgatgaagatgataaaAAGAAAGCTGCTG CAAAACCCGCACCTCCACCTGTGAAGGCCACTGCTGCCAAACCTGCAGCTGCCAAACCTGCGGCCAAGGAGTCCAGCTCTGATAGCTCCG ATTCAAGctcagatgaagaggaggccaAGAAGCCTGCAGCTAAAGTCACACCAGGGAAAGCAGCTCCAGTCAAAGCTGCCCCTGCGAAGGCTGCACCTGCTAAAGAAGACTCAGATGAAGACTCGTCAAgttcagaggaggaagagactgCAAAGAAGCCCCCAGCAAAAGCTACACCTGCCAAGACGGCACCGGCTAAGAAAAAGGAGTCTTCAAGCTCAG ATTCAGATAGCAGCTCAGAAGACGAGGCTCCAGCAAAACCCGCTGCTTCTAAACCACCAGTGAAAGCCAAGGAAACAGCAGCTAAACCTGCTACACCTGCAGCCAAGCCCGCTAAGCCTGCcgctgcagcagagagcagctccgACTCAGACTCTTCTTCTGAAGATGAAGAGCCAGCTAAGGCTAAACCAGCAGCAGGTAAAGCAGCTGCCCCAGTTTCAAAGCCTGCAGCCAAGCCTGCTACTgcggcagcagagagcagctcagactctgACTCGTCCTCTGAAGACGAAGAGCCAGCTAAGGCTAAACCTGCTGCTGTTAAAGCAGCTACCCCAGCCTCAAAGCCTGCTACTCCTGCAGCCAAGCCAGTTGCTGCTAAGTCTACTGCAGCAGAAAGCAGCTCAGACTCTGACTCCTCTTCTGAAGATGAAGAGCCAGCTAAGGCTAAACCTGCTGCCGTCAAAGTGGCCACCCCGGCTTCGAAGCCTGCTACTCCTGCAGCTAAGCCAGCTGCTGctaaacctgctgctgcagcggaAAGCAGCTCAGACTCTGATTCATCTTCTGAAGATGAAGAGCCAGCTAAGGCTAAAGCAGGTACGCCAGCGTCGAAGCCTGCTACTCCTGCTGCTAAGCCAGCGGCTGCtaaagcagctgctgctaagccagctgcagcagcagaggaaagcaGCTCAGACTCTTCCTCGGAAGATGAAGAGCCAGCTAAGGCTAAAGCAGGTACCCCAGCTTCAAAGCCTGCTACTCCTGCTGCTAAGCCAGCGGCTGctaaacctgctgctgcagcggaAAGCAGCTCTGACTCTTCCTCGGAAGATGAAGAGCCAGCTAAGGCTAAAGCAG GTACGCCAGCTTCAAAGCCTGCTACTCCTGTAGCTAAGCCAGCGGCTGCtaaagcagctgctgctaagccagctgcagcagcagaggaaagcaGCTCAGACTCTGATTCGTCTTCTGAAGATGAAGAGCCAGCTAAGGCTAAAGCAGGTACCCCAGCTTCAAAACCTGCTACACCTGCAGCTAAGCCAGCAGTTGCCAAGCCTGCTGCTGCTAAGGAAAGCAGCTCCGACTCTGACTCCTCTTCTGAAGACGAAAAACCATCTAAGGCTAAACCTGCTTCTGTTAAAGCAGCTACTCCAGCTTCAAAGCCTGCTACTCCTGCAACGAAGACGCCTGCTGCAGCCGCAGAAAGCAGCTCTGACAGTGAAAGCTCAGACTCTGAGGATGAAAAGCCAGTCAAGAAACCTGCTGTTGCAAACACCCCGaaggcagctgcagcttcaaCAAAGAAGGCAAAGGAGAGCAGCTCTGACTCCTCAGATACTTCTGATTCAGAGACGGAAACTCCTCCTGCTAAACCTGCAGTCGTCAATGGCAAGACGGCAACTCCCAAAACAGCGGCAAAACCCGCAGAGTCCTCATCcagtgacagcagctctgaagaggaagaggaggccagcAAAGCAACTAAAAAGCCGACTACACCAGCTGCAACAGCCAAGAAGACCCCAGCAGCTAAAgctaaacagagcagcagctcttcagacAGCTCGTCAGATGAGGAAGAGGCACCACACAAAGCAGTCACTGCACCCACCACCCCCACAGCAAATA GTACTAATGGAAAAGACGAATCATCAGAAAATGAAGAGGAAGTAACGACGCCAAAAAACAAGAAAGCAACAACCACACCACAGACTTTCCCCAAAGCCAATAAAAAG TCCACCAATGTACCTTTCCGAAGAGTAGTAGAGGAACATGTAGATGTGGATCCTCGCCTTGCAGACAACTCCTTTGACGCCAAG CTTGGAGCTAATGGGGACTGGGGCCAGAAGGCTAACAGTGTGCTCAAGTTGACAAAAGGCAAATCATTCCGccatgaaaagacaaaaaagaagagGGGAAGCTACCGTGGTGGCGCCATATCCACCTCAGTCAACTCAATTAGGTTTGATAGTGATTGA
- the nolc1 gene encoding nucleolar and coiled-body phosphoprotein 1 isoform X1, whose product MASQNSVPSDLYKCVYSFLLENKFTKAAQQFLKQTKVNPQDQNEESLTNIYNFWLKSPESKKRKAPSTSAEATNGPSAKKAKKAAESSSSEESSSEDEAPAAKQTKAAPAAKVVPVKAAATKAASSSSEDSSDSEEEKKAPAKAPVKQPPAAAPATRKKDSSSSSEESDSEEEQPPKAPAKSGAGAITAPKAAVPAKGVAQKKQESSSEESSSDSEDEKTAAKAPVKPILKKPVAAAAKSSSEDSSSEDEAPPSKKPKAGTYSAVPPPASIQKAPAAPAPGKAKDSDSSDSSDDSSDEDDKKKAAAKPAPPPVKATAAKPAAAKPAAKESSSDSSDSSSDEEEAKKPAAKVTPGKAAPVKAAPAKAAPAKEDSDEDSSSSEEEETAKKPPAKATPAKTAPAKKKESSSSDSDSSSEDEAPAKPAASKPPVKAKETAAKPATPAAKPAKPAAAAESSSDSDSSSEDEEPAKAKPAAGKAAAPVSKPAAKPATAAAESSSDSDSSSEDEEPAKAKPAAVKAATPASKPATPAAKPVAAKSTAAESSSDSDSSSEDEEPAKAKPAAVKVATPASKPATPAAKPAAAKPAAAAESSSDSDSSSEDEEPAKAKAGTPASKPATPAAKPAAAKAAAAKPAAAAEESSSDSSSEDEEPAKAKAGTPASKPATPAAKPAAAKPAAAAESSSDSSSEDEEPAKAKAGTPASKPATPAAKPAAAKPAAAESSSDSSSEDEEPAKAKAGTPASKPATPVAKPAAAKAAAAKPAAAAEESSSDSDSSSEDEEPAKAKAGTPASKPATPAAKPAVAKPAAAKESSSDSDSSSEDEKPSKAKPASVKAATPASKPATPATKTPAAAAESSSDSESSDSEDEKPVKKPAVANTPKAAAASTKKAKESSSDSSDTSDSETETPPAKPAVVNGKTATPKTAAKPAESSSSDSSSEEEEEASKATKKPTTPAATAKKTPAAKAKQSSSSSDSSSDEEEAPHKAVTAPTTPTANSTNGKDESSENEEEVTTPKNKKATTTPQTFPKANKKSTNVPFRRVVEEHVDVDPRLADNSFDAKLGANGDWGQKANSVLKLTKGKSFRHEKTKKKRGSYRGGAISTSVNSIRFDSD is encoded by the exons ATGGCGTCCCAAAACTCGGTGCCGAGCGATCTTTATAAATGCGTGTATTCTTTTCTCCTAGAGAACAAGTTCACCAAGGCTGCTCAGCAGTTCCTGAAACAGACTAAAGTG AATCCACAAGATCAAAATGAAGAAAGTCTCACCAACATCTACAACTTCTGGCTGAA GTCTCCTGAATCCAAGAAGCGAAAGGCGCCTTCTACCAGTGCTGAAGCTACAAATGGTCCATCAgccaaaaaagcaaaaaaagctgcagagagCTCCAGCAGTGAAGAGTCCAGCAGTGAGGACGAAGCACCGGCTGCAAAACAAACTAAGGCTGCACCTGCAG CCAAAGTGGTGCCTGTTAAAGCAGCAGCTACTAaagctgcatccagcagcagcGAAGACTCGAGTGAttctgaggaggagaagaaggctCCAGCAAAG GCTCCTGTAAAGCAGcctcctgctgcagcacctGCCACAAGGAAAAAggacagcagctccagcagtgaAGAGTCTGACTCTGAGGAGGAACAGCCACCCAAAGCTCCTGCAA AATCAGGCGCTGGTGCTATCACAGCACCTAAAGCAGCTGTTCCTGCCAAAGGAGTTGCTcagaagaagcaggagagcagcagtgAAGAAAGCTCCTCAGATTCTGAAGATGAAAAGACAGCAGCCAAg GCTCCAGTCAAACCTATCCTAAAGAAGCCAGTTGCTGCAGCTGCCAAATCCAGCAGTGAAGACTCTTCATCTGAAGACGAGGCTCCACCCAGCAAAAAACCCAAAGCAG GAACATACAGCGCTGTTCCACCACCTGCTTCCATTCAGAAAGCTCCAGCTGCCCCAGCACCAGGCAAAGCCAAAGACAGCGATTCTTCAGACAGCAGCgatgacagcagtgatgaagatgataaaAAGAAAGCTGCTG CAAAACCCGCACCTCCACCTGTGAAGGCCACTGCTGCCAAACCTGCAGCTGCCAAACCTGCGGCCAAGGAGTCCAGCTCTGATAGCTCCG ATTCAAGctcagatgaagaggaggccaAGAAGCCTGCAGCTAAAGTCACACCAGGGAAAGCAGCTCCAGTCAAAGCTGCCCCTGCGAAGGCTGCACCTGCTAAAGAAGACTCAGATGAAGACTCGTCAAgttcagaggaggaagagactgCAAAGAAGCCCCCAGCAAAAGCTACACCTGCCAAGACGGCACCGGCTAAGAAAAAGGAGTCTTCAAGCTCAG ATTCAGATAGCAGCTCAGAAGACGAGGCTCCAGCAAAACCCGCTGCTTCTAAACCACCAGTGAAAGCCAAGGAAACAGCAGCTAAACCTGCTACACCTGCAGCCAAGCCCGCTAAGCCTGCcgctgcagcagagagcagctccgACTCAGACTCTTCTTCTGAAGATGAAGAGCCAGCTAAGGCTAAACCAGCAGCAGGTAAAGCAGCTGCCCCAGTTTCAAAGCCTGCAGCCAAGCCTGCTACTgcggcagcagagagcagctcagactctgACTCGTCCTCTGAAGACGAAGAGCCAGCTAAGGCTAAACCTGCTGCTGTTAAAGCAGCTACCCCAGCCTCAAAGCCTGCTACTCCTGCAGCCAAGCCAGTTGCTGCTAAGTCTACTGCAGCAGAAAGCAGCTCAGACTCTGACTCCTCTTCTGAAGATGAAGAGCCAGCTAAGGCTAAACCTGCTGCCGTCAAAGTGGCCACCCCGGCTTCGAAGCCTGCTACTCCTGCAGCTAAGCCAGCTGCTGctaaacctgctgctgcagcggaAAGCAGCTCAGACTCTGATTCATCTTCTGAAGATGAAGAGCCAGCTAAGGCTAAAGCAGGTACGCCAGCGTCGAAGCCTGCTACTCCTGCTGCTAAGCCAGCGGCTGCtaaagcagctgctgctaagccagctgcagcagcagaggaaagcaGCTCAGACTCTTCCTCGGAAGATGAAGAGCCAGCTAAGGCTAAAGCAGGTACCCCAGCTTCAAAGCCTGCTACTCCTGCTGCTAAGCCAGCGGCTGctaaacctgctgctgcagcggaAAGCAGCTCTGACTCTTCCTCGGAAGATGAAGAGCCAGCTAAGGCTAAAGCAGGTACCCCAGCTTCAAAGCCTGCTACTCCTGCTGCTAAGCCAGCGGCTGctaaacctgctgctgcagaaagcaGCTCTGACTCTTCCTCTGAAGATGAAGAGCCAGCTAAGGCTAAAGCAGGTACGCCAGCTTCAAAGCCTGCTACTCCTGTAGCTAAGCCAGCGGCTGCtaaagcagctgctgctaagccagctgcagcagcagaggaaagcaGCTCAGACTCTGATTCGTCTTCTGAAGATGAAGAGCCAGCTAAGGCTAAAGCAGGTACCCCAGCTTCAAAACCTGCTACACCTGCAGCTAAGCCAGCAGTTGCCAAGCCTGCTGCTGCTAAGGAAAGCAGCTCCGACTCTGACTCCTCTTCTGAAGACGAAAAACCATCTAAGGCTAAACCTGCTTCTGTTAAAGCAGCTACTCCAGCTTCAAAGCCTGCTACTCCTGCAACGAAGACGCCTGCTGCAGCCGCAGAAAGCAGCTCTGACAGTGAAAGCTCAGACTCTGAGGATGAAAAGCCAGTCAAGAAACCTGCTGTTGCAAACACCCCGaaggcagctgcagcttcaaCAAAGAAGGCAAAGGAGAGCAGCTCTGACTCCTCAGATACTTCTGATTCAGAGACGGAAACTCCTCCTGCTAAACCTGCAGTCGTCAATGGCAAGACGGCAACTCCCAAAACAGCGGCAAAACCCGCAGAGTCCTCATCcagtgacagcagctctgaagaggaagaggaggccagcAAAGCAACTAAAAAGCCGACTACACCAGCTGCAACAGCCAAGAAGACCCCAGCAGCTAAAgctaaacagagcagcagctcttcagacAGCTCGTCAGATGAGGAAGAGGCACCACACAAAGCAGTCACTGCACCCACCACCCCCACAGCAAATA GTACTAATGGAAAAGACGAATCATCAGAAAATGAAGAGGAAGTAACGACGCCAAAAAACAAGAAAGCAACAACCACACCACAGACTTTCCCCAAAGCCAATAAAAAG TCCACCAATGTACCTTTCCGAAGAGTAGTAGAGGAACATGTAGATGTGGATCCTCGCCTTGCAGACAACTCCTTTGACGCCAAG CTTGGAGCTAATGGGGACTGGGGCCAGAAGGCTAACAGTGTGCTCAAGTTGACAAAAGGCAAATCATTCCGccatgaaaagacaaaaaagaagagGGGAAGCTACCGTGGTGGCGCCATATCCACCTCAGTCAACTCAATTAGGTTTGATAGTGATTGA
- the mrps6 gene encoding small ribosomal subunit protein bS6m, with protein sequence MPRYELALILKAMQRPETAATLRRTVETLMERGAVVRNLENLGERQLPYKITKHNQKHKRGTYFLVDFYAASSILPAFMNHLHRDVDVVRPTILAKDAEVPNSTCCGPQQ encoded by the coding sequence ATGCCTCGGTACGAACTTGCTCTAATCCTGAAGGCGATGCAGCGGCCGGAGACGGCGGCTACGCTCCGGCGGACAGTGGAGACTTTGATGGAGCGGGGCGCTGTGGTGAGAAACCTGGAGAACCTTGGAGAAAGACAGCTGCCCTACAAGATAACCAAACACAACCAGAAGCACAAACGAGGGACTTATTTTTTGGTCGATTTCTACGCTGCTTCCAGTATCCTCCCAGCGTTTATGAATCATCTGCACCGTGACGTGGACGTGGTGAGGCCCACTATACTGGCGAAAGACGCTGAGGTCCCCAACAGTACCTGCTGTGGCCCCCAGCAGTGA
- the psap gene encoding prosaposin isoform X2 encodes MLLLTLLFVSTAIATPLLGTEQCARGPPYWCQNVKTASLCGAVTHCQQNVWNKPQMKTVPCDLCKEVLMVVEQLLKDNATEAEVLGYLEKACQLIPDEGLTSKCKEIVDDYYPILMGIITGELEDPGVVCAAMGLCQSQQAALAKVEAQEQLKSNEIQQVDLSQQVAPFLLNVPELLYPQESPKQEAPKQETPKQKSDTVCQDCIKFLTDAQAEAKANSSFINSLIENIENQCDLLGPGLSAMCKQYVGQYGTLVVEQLMSMQPKEICVLAGFCSAMKKSVPMLKLQPAMTVPAAKALPVAKLFPATKVDATEKSESMVRVRDSPTCSICEFVMKQLESMLEDQATEEEVIQAVEKVCTLLPSTLSAQCKDLIETYGQAIIELLVQQADPKTVCTVLALCNDASRVYVAALDQPRFKAGGYCEVCKMAVNYIDGILEQNATEAQIEEAVRKVCSFLPSSYRGECDQLVEQYEPMLVQLLLQMLDPDFVCMKVGACPEAGRRLLGTEQCSWGPAFWCKNMETATRCNAVAHCKRHVWV; translated from the exons ATGCTGCTCCTAACTCTGCTTTTCGTCTCTACAG CTATAGCAACCCCCCTGCTAGGCACTGAGCAGTGTGCTCGTGGCCCCCCCTACTGGTGTCAGAATGTGAAGACGGCATCTCTGTGTGGAGCTGTGACTCACTGCCAGCAAAATGTGTGGAACAAGCCCCAGATG AAAACTGTGCCATGTGACTTGTGTAAAGAGGTGCTCATGGTAGTGGAGCAACTTTTGAAGGACAATGCAACAGAG GCTGAGGTTCTCGGGTATCTGGAGAAAGCTTGCCAGCTCATCCCTGATGAAGGTTTGACTTCAAAGTGCAAGGAGATAGTGGATGACTATTACCCCATCCTCATGGGAATCATCACTGGGGAGCTG GAGGATCCTGGTGTGGTGTGTGCAGCCATGGGGCTCTGCCAGTCTCAGCAGGCAGCTCTGGCAAAGGTTGAGGCCCAGGAGCAGCTCAAGTCCAATGAAATCCAACAGGTTGACCTTTCCCAGCAAGTGGCTCCCTTCCTCCTCAATGTACCCGAGCTCCTTTATCCTCAGGAGAGCCCCAAGCAGGAGGCACCCAAACAAGAGACCCCAAAACAG AAAAGTGATACTGTGTGCCAGGATTGCATCAAGTTCCTGACTGATGCTCAGGCAGAAGCCAAGGCCAACTCCTCATTCATCAATTCTCTTATTGAGAATATTGAGAACCAGTGTGACCTGTTGGGACCAGGCCTATCTGCAATG TGCAAGCAGTATGTTGGCCAGTATGGTACTCTTGTTGTTGAGCAGCTCATGTCTATG caACCCAAGGAGATCTGCGTTCTTGCAGGCTTCTGCTCTGCTATGAAGAAGTCCGTTCCCATGCTGAAGCTTCAGCCTGCCATGACTGTGCCTGCTGCCAAAGCCTTACCTGTTGCCAAGCTTTTCCCTGCCACCAAGGTGGACGCCACTGAAAAATCTGAG TCCATGGTCCGTGTCCGTGATTCCCCAACATGCTCCATCTGTGAGTTTGTGATGAAGCAGTTGGAGAGTATGCTGGAGGATCAAGCAACAGAG GAGGAGGTTATTCAAGCTGTGGAGAAGGTGTGCACCCTTCTGCCCTCCACTCTGTCCGCTCAGTGTAAGGACCTGATTGAGACTTACGGCCAGGCCATCATTGAGCTGCTGGTGCAGCAGGCTGACCCCAAGACTGTCTGCACAGTGCTGGCCCTTTGCAATGATGCCAGCCGTGTTTATGTTG CTGCACTGGATCAGCCCCGCTTTAAGGCTGGTGGCTACTGTGAGGTGTGTAAAATGGCTGTAAATTACATTGATGGCATTCTGGAGCAGAATGCTACGGAGGCTCAGATCGAGGAGGCTGTGAGGAAAGTGTGCAGCTTCCTGCCTTCCTCTTACCGGGGAGAG TGTGACCAGTTGGTCGAACAGTATGAGCCAATGCTTGTCCAGCTGCTTCTCCAGATGCTTGACCCAGATTTTGTGTGCATg AAAGTGGGAGCCTGCCCAGAAGCTGGCCGCAGACTGCTGGGAACAGAGCAGTGCAGCTGGGGACCTGCATTCTGGTGCAAGAACATGGAGACGGCAACTCGGTGCAAT GCTGTGGCTCACTGCAAACGCCATGTGTGGGTatag
- the psap gene encoding prosaposin isoform X1 has product MLLLTLLFVSTAIATPLLGTEQCARGPPYWCQNVKTASLCGAVTHCQQNVWNKPQMKTVPCDLCKEVLMVVEQLLKDNATEAEVLGYLEKACQLIPDEGLTSKCKEIVDDYYPILMGIITGELEDPGVVCAAMGLCQSQQAALAKVEAQEQLKSNEIQQVDLSQQVAPFLLNVPELLYPQESPKQEAPKQETPKQKSDTVCQDCIKFLTDAQAEAKANSSFINSLIENIENQCDLLGPGLSAMCKQYVGQYGTLVVEQLMSMEQQPKEICVLAGFCSAMKKSVPMLKLQPAMTVPAAKALPVAKLFPATKVDATEKSESMVRVRDSPTCSICEFVMKQLESMLEDQATEEEVIQAVEKVCTLLPSTLSAQCKDLIETYGQAIIELLVQQADPKTVCTVLALCNDASRVYVAALDQPRFKAGGYCEVCKMAVNYIDGILEQNATEAQIEEAVRKVCSFLPSSYRGECDQLVEQYEPMLVQLLLQMLDPDFVCMKVGACPEAGRRLLGTEQCSWGPAFWCKNMETATRCNAVAHCKRHVWV; this is encoded by the exons ATGCTGCTCCTAACTCTGCTTTTCGTCTCTACAG CTATAGCAACCCCCCTGCTAGGCACTGAGCAGTGTGCTCGTGGCCCCCCCTACTGGTGTCAGAATGTGAAGACGGCATCTCTGTGTGGAGCTGTGACTCACTGCCAGCAAAATGTGTGGAACAAGCCCCAGATG AAAACTGTGCCATGTGACTTGTGTAAAGAGGTGCTCATGGTAGTGGAGCAACTTTTGAAGGACAATGCAACAGAG GCTGAGGTTCTCGGGTATCTGGAGAAAGCTTGCCAGCTCATCCCTGATGAAGGTTTGACTTCAAAGTGCAAGGAGATAGTGGATGACTATTACCCCATCCTCATGGGAATCATCACTGGGGAGCTG GAGGATCCTGGTGTGGTGTGTGCAGCCATGGGGCTCTGCCAGTCTCAGCAGGCAGCTCTGGCAAAGGTTGAGGCCCAGGAGCAGCTCAAGTCCAATGAAATCCAACAGGTTGACCTTTCCCAGCAAGTGGCTCCCTTCCTCCTCAATGTACCCGAGCTCCTTTATCCTCAGGAGAGCCCCAAGCAGGAGGCACCCAAACAAGAGACCCCAAAACAG AAAAGTGATACTGTGTGCCAGGATTGCATCAAGTTCCTGACTGATGCTCAGGCAGAAGCCAAGGCCAACTCCTCATTCATCAATTCTCTTATTGAGAATATTGAGAACCAGTGTGACCTGTTGGGACCAGGCCTATCTGCAATG TGCAAGCAGTATGTTGGCCAGTATGGTACTCTTGTTGTTGAGCAGCTCATGTCTATG GAACAG caACCCAAGGAGATCTGCGTTCTTGCAGGCTTCTGCTCTGCTATGAAGAAGTCCGTTCCCATGCTGAAGCTTCAGCCTGCCATGACTGTGCCTGCTGCCAAAGCCTTACCTGTTGCCAAGCTTTTCCCTGCCACCAAGGTGGACGCCACTGAAAAATCTGAG TCCATGGTCCGTGTCCGTGATTCCCCAACATGCTCCATCTGTGAGTTTGTGATGAAGCAGTTGGAGAGTATGCTGGAGGATCAAGCAACAGAG GAGGAGGTTATTCAAGCTGTGGAGAAGGTGTGCACCCTTCTGCCCTCCACTCTGTCCGCTCAGTGTAAGGACCTGATTGAGACTTACGGCCAGGCCATCATTGAGCTGCTGGTGCAGCAGGCTGACCCCAAGACTGTCTGCACAGTGCTGGCCCTTTGCAATGATGCCAGCCGTGTTTATGTTG CTGCACTGGATCAGCCCCGCTTTAAGGCTGGTGGCTACTGTGAGGTGTGTAAAATGGCTGTAAATTACATTGATGGCATTCTGGAGCAGAATGCTACGGAGGCTCAGATCGAGGAGGCTGTGAGGAAAGTGTGCAGCTTCCTGCCTTCCTCTTACCGGGGAGAG TGTGACCAGTTGGTCGAACAGTATGAGCCAATGCTTGTCCAGCTGCTTCTCCAGATGCTTGACCCAGATTTTGTGTGCATg AAAGTGGGAGCCTGCCCAGAAGCTGGCCGCAGACTGCTGGGAACAGAGCAGTGCAGCTGGGGACCTGCATTCTGGTGCAAGAACATGGAGACGGCAACTCGGTGCAAT GCTGTGGCTCACTGCAAACGCCATGTGTGGGTatag